From Microbacterium sp. YJN-G, a single genomic window includes:
- a CDS encoding DUF2804 domain-containing protein, translating into MSDESERELTDPVRLLDDRGLQNPAAIGWTRRQLIDTDGVGQGARGWGRNKRWEYWAITSPTHIIALTIGALDYANVRGVWVLDRARREEVDLFEISPLDLGVELPGTLGHGPARSRGRRATLEFVDADAGTLLLARTPRVNVDIVATRPSRHEAMGTAAPFSPFHAEYTVKDVDRPAHGTIRVDGVEYDVPAGSSWAILDHLRGRLPYRTHGNWGAGAGMAGRRRIGLQLGGCGPLAVRHGVSQNAFTVDGRLHKVAGALEWQFDADDWSAPWHVRNDRMLLEFTPFHVRSSRTELLLVASTANQAFGHWSGRLRADDGEWIEADGILGWAEDVRSRW; encoded by the coding sequence ATGAGCGACGAGTCCGAGCGCGAGCTCACCGACCCGGTACGGCTGCTCGACGACCGCGGACTGCAGAACCCGGCCGCCATCGGCTGGACCCGGCGGCAGCTGATCGACACCGACGGGGTGGGGCAGGGCGCCCGCGGCTGGGGCCGCAACAAGCGCTGGGAGTACTGGGCGATCACCTCCCCCACCCACATCATCGCCCTCACGATCGGCGCGCTCGACTATGCCAACGTGCGCGGCGTGTGGGTGCTCGATCGGGCTCGTCGCGAGGAGGTCGACCTGTTCGAGATCAGCCCGCTCGATCTGGGCGTCGAACTGCCAGGCACACTCGGGCACGGTCCCGCCCGATCACGCGGACGACGCGCGACCCTCGAGTTCGTGGATGCCGACGCCGGCACGTTGCTGCTCGCGCGCACCCCGCGGGTGAACGTCGACATCGTCGCGACACGTCCGAGCCGCCATGAGGCGATGGGCACCGCGGCGCCGTTCAGCCCGTTCCACGCCGAGTACACCGTGAAGGACGTCGACCGTCCGGCGCACGGCACGATCCGCGTGGACGGCGTCGAGTACGACGTGCCGGCCGGTTCGTCGTGGGCGATCCTGGATCATCTGCGCGGACGCCTGCCGTACCGGACGCACGGGAACTGGGGCGCGGGGGCCGGGATGGCCGGCCGACGACGGATCGGGCTGCAGCTGGGTGGCTGCGGACCCCTCGCGGTCCGGCACGGCGTCTCGCAGAACGCGTTCACCGTGGACGGGCGGCTGCACAAGGTCGCCGGCGCCCTGGAGTGGCAGTTCGACGCCGATGACTGGTCGGCACCGTGGCACGTGCGCAACGACAGGATGCTGCTGGAGTTCACGCCGTTCCATGTGCGCTCGAGCAGAACCGAGCTGCTGCTGGTCGCCTCCACGGCGAACCAGGCCTTCGGGCACTGGTCGGGCAGGCTGCGAGCCGACGACGGCGAGTGGATCGAGGCGGACGGCATCCTCGGCTGGGCCGAGGACGTCCGCAGCAGATGGTGA
- a CDS encoding 3-deoxy-7-phosphoheptulonate synthase: protein MHTTETLDRTADLHVSGFATLPAPADIITKLPVGDDLAAMITRARDEVRAVMNGEDDRLLVVVGPCSIHDPDAGLEYARRLAAEAEQHRDDLLIVMRAYFEKPRTTVGWKGLINDPHLDGSHDIETGLRLARAFLRDVSSLGLPCATEFLEPISPQYTADLIVWGAIGARTTESQIHRQLASGLSMPMGFKNGTDGGLQVALDAASAASAPQAFLGIGSDGRASLVSTTGNPDTSVILRGGADGPNYSPEHVRRASERLTAAGLTERLIVDASHGNSGKDHVRQSEVVVELSAQIAADGRAIAGLMLESNLVAGAQKHDVSTGSKGLVRGQSITDACMGWDVTVDALAQLAAASRERRERAQASPAS from the coding sequence ATGCACACCACCGAGACACTCGACCGCACCGCCGATCTGCACGTCAGCGGCTTCGCGACGCTGCCGGCCCCGGCCGACATCATCACCAAGTTACCCGTCGGCGATGATCTCGCCGCCATGATCACCCGAGCCCGCGACGAAGTTCGGGCCGTCATGAACGGCGAGGACGACCGCCTGCTCGTCGTGGTCGGACCGTGCTCCATCCACGACCCGGATGCCGGGCTCGAGTACGCCCGCCGGCTCGCCGCCGAGGCCGAGCAGCACCGCGACGACCTGCTGATCGTCATGCGCGCCTACTTCGAGAAGCCGCGCACCACGGTCGGCTGGAAGGGCCTCATCAACGACCCCCACCTCGACGGCAGTCACGACATCGAGACCGGGCTGCGCCTGGCGCGCGCCTTCCTGCGCGACGTGTCATCGTTGGGCCTGCCGTGCGCCACCGAGTTCCTCGAGCCGATCAGCCCGCAGTACACCGCCGACCTCATCGTGTGGGGTGCGATCGGCGCCCGCACCACCGAGAGCCAGATCCACCGGCAGCTGGCATCCGGCCTGTCGATGCCGATGGGGTTCAAGAACGGCACCGACGGCGGCCTGCAGGTGGCACTCGACGCGGCATCCGCGGCATCCGCCCCGCAGGCCTTCCTCGGCATCGGATCCGACGGGCGCGCCAGCCTGGTAAGCACCACCGGCAACCCCGACACCTCCGTGATCCTGCGCGGCGGCGCCGACGGCCCTAACTACAGCCCCGAGCACGTGCGCCGCGCGTCGGAGCGTCTCACCGCCGCCGGCCTCACCGAGCGGCTGATCGTCGATGCCAGCCACGGCAACAGCGGCAAGGACCATGTCCGTCAGTCCGAGGTGGTCGTCGAGCTCTCCGCGCAGATCGCGGCCGATGGCCGCGCGATCGCCGGCCTCATGCTCGAGAGCAACCTCGTCGCGGGCGCCCAGAAGCACGACGTGTCAACGGGATCGAAAGGTCTCGTGCGCGGTCAGAGCATCACGGATGCCTGCATGGGGTGGGATGTCACGGTCGACGCGCTCGCGCAGCTGGCCGCGGCATCCCGCGAGCGTCGGGAGCGTGCGCAGGCGTCGCCGGCCTCCTGA
- a CDS encoding MDR family MFS transporter, whose product MSAIRTGPSRVQQRSEPGIIPAKDMAVIWVLLAAAFVAILNETTMGMAIPHLITDLGITPIAAQWVTSAFMLTMAVVIPITGFLLRRFTTRQMFLSAITLFSIGTLVAAFASGFTMLLAARIVQASGTAVMMPLLMTTIMNLVPAASRGRMMGRVSVVISLAPAIGPTMSGFLLDHFGWRAIFVVVLPIALVAMFIGWRWLTNVGETTHAPIDALSIVLSAFGFGGLVFGLSQIGGLENGTSWMPMAIALVVGVTGLGLFLWRQVILQREDDALLDLRVFTSRDFTLSMTQMFLLSLAFFGSITVIPLFLQDALELSALDAGLVVLPGALAMGLLGPVIGRIYDSRGTKILLIPGSILASGMLWLISTLTVDSSIWLVLVAQTLLSVGLALSFTPLFTASLASLKPKFYSYGSAVIGTIQQVAGAAGIAVMMAIFTAVTKAGGGTEVPAAVAEGTRTSILIGAIIATVTIIGAFLIRKPEDDGEGGGHAGH is encoded by the coding sequence ATGTCCGCCATCCGAACCGGCCCCTCTCGAGTGCAGCAGCGCTCAGAACCGGGCATCATCCCCGCCAAGGACATGGCCGTCATCTGGGTGCTGCTGGCCGCCGCCTTCGTCGCCATCCTCAACGAGACGACGATGGGTATGGCGATCCCGCACCTGATCACCGACCTCGGCATCACCCCGATCGCCGCGCAGTGGGTGACCAGCGCCTTCATGCTCACGATGGCCGTCGTCATCCCGATCACAGGCTTCCTGCTGCGCCGCTTCACCACGCGGCAGATGTTCCTCAGCGCCATCACGCTCTTCTCGATCGGCACCCTGGTCGCCGCGTTCGCCAGCGGTTTCACGATGCTGCTGGCCGCGCGCATCGTGCAGGCGTCGGGTACGGCGGTCATGATGCCGCTGCTGATGACGACGATCATGAACCTGGTCCCAGCCGCCTCACGCGGCCGCATGATGGGCCGGGTCAGCGTCGTCATCTCGCTTGCACCGGCGATCGGCCCCACCATGTCGGGCTTCCTGCTCGACCACTTCGGCTGGCGCGCGATCTTCGTGGTCGTGCTGCCGATCGCACTCGTGGCGATGTTCATCGGCTGGCGCTGGCTGACCAACGTCGGCGAGACCACCCACGCGCCGATCGACGCCCTCTCGATCGTGCTCTCGGCGTTCGGATTCGGCGGTCTCGTGTTCGGTCTCAGCCAGATCGGCGGCCTCGAGAACGGGACGAGCTGGATGCCGATGGCGATCGCGCTCGTCGTGGGCGTGACCGGGCTCGGCCTGTTCCTCTGGCGTCAGGTGATCCTGCAGCGCGAGGACGATGCGCTGCTCGATCTGCGCGTGTTCACCTCGCGGGACTTCACGCTGTCGATGACCCAGATGTTCCTGCTGTCGCTGGCGTTCTTCGGCAGCATCACCGTCATCCCGCTGTTCCTGCAGGACGCGCTCGAGCTGAGTGCGCTCGATGCCGGCCTGGTCGTGCTGCCCGGCGCACTGGCGATGGGTCTGCTCGGGCCGGTGATCGGCCGCATCTACGACAGCCGCGGCACGAAGATCCTGCTGATCCCCGGCTCGATCCTCGCCTCGGGAATGCTCTGGCTGATCAGCACGCTCACGGTCGACAGCTCGATCTGGCTCGTCCTGGTCGCGCAGACGCTGCTGTCGGTCGGACTGGCACTGTCGTTCACGCCGCTGTTCACCGCGTCGCTGGCGTCGCTCAAGCCGAAGTTCTACTCCTACGGCAGCGCGGTGATCGGCACGATCCAGCAGGTTGCAGGCGCCGCGGGCATCGCGGTGATGATGGCGATCTTCACAGCCGTCACCAAGGCGGGAGGTGGAACCGAGGTCCCGGCGGCTGTCGCCGAGGGCACCCGGACGTCGATCCTGATCGGCGCCATCATCGCCACCGTCACGATCATCGGAGCGTTCCTCATCCGCAAGCCGGAGGACGACGGCGAGGGCGGCGGGCACGCAGGCCACTGA
- a CDS encoding ABC transporter ATP-binding protein — translation MSMGGGGRGAAFRGVDEAAQRRLNAEAPRVPGLRRRVIALFLPYRGRLALTALLVVVGAGLAVIPPLLVQRIFDDALFPLDGGGPRIPLLSTLVGVMIGLFLLSAVLGVVQTWLTSTVGNEVTGDLRVKLFEHLQAMELAFFTRTKTGVIQSRLQNDVGGVSGVLTNTVTSILGNTVTVVASLVAMILIDVRLTLIAIVMMPILVLIQRRVGQVRARIAGETQESLSELTSITQETLSVSGILLSKSFNRQRTESVRYQDENRNQVRLQVRRAMSGQGFFAVVQVLMSSVPAVIYLVAGLFVSGGATDITAGAIVAFTTVQARLLMPLMGLMRVALDLQTSRALFARIFEYLDLVPQIRDTPDAIDVADAPGPRGQVEFEDVIFRYPDAADDARPTLDRVSFVAEPGSHVAFVGPSGAGKTTILYLAPRLYEATAGAVRFAGADVRGLTQGSIIDDIGIVSQETYLFHATVRENLRYAKPDATDAELEAACRAANIHHIITGFEKGYDTVVGERGYRLSGGEKQRIAIARVLLKDPPVLLLDEATSALDTVSERVVQEALDEAAKGRTVISIAHRLSTVMGADAIHVLEGGRIVESGTHAELLAADGLYAQLAAQQVAASRIDPHVSDGIPT, via the coding sequence ATGAGCATGGGCGGAGGCGGACGCGGCGCAGCGTTCCGTGGTGTCGACGAGGCGGCGCAGCGCCGTCTCAACGCCGAGGCGCCCCGCGTGCCGGGGTTGCGACGCCGGGTGATCGCGCTGTTCCTGCCCTACCGAGGGCGGCTCGCGCTCACCGCACTGCTCGTCGTGGTCGGCGCCGGTCTCGCCGTGATCCCGCCCCTGCTCGTGCAGCGGATCTTCGACGACGCCCTCTTCCCGCTCGACGGCGGCGGTCCGCGCATCCCCCTGCTGTCGACGCTGGTCGGCGTGATGATCGGGCTTTTCCTGCTGTCGGCTGTGCTCGGCGTCGTGCAGACCTGGCTGACCTCGACCGTGGGCAACGAGGTCACCGGCGACCTGCGCGTGAAGCTCTTCGAGCACCTGCAAGCGATGGAGCTGGCCTTCTTCACCCGCACCAAGACCGGCGTCATCCAGTCGCGACTGCAGAACGACGTCGGCGGGGTGTCGGGGGTGCTGACGAACACCGTCACGAGCATCCTGGGCAACACCGTCACCGTGGTCGCCTCGCTCGTCGCGATGATCCTCATCGACGTGCGGCTCACGCTCATCGCGATCGTGATGATGCCCATCCTCGTGCTCATCCAGCGCCGCGTCGGCCAGGTGCGCGCACGCATCGCCGGCGAGACGCAGGAGTCGCTGTCCGAGCTCACCAGCATCACCCAGGAGACGCTGAGCGTCTCGGGGATCCTGCTCTCGAAGTCGTTCAACCGGCAGCGCACCGAGTCGGTGCGCTATCAGGATGAGAACCGCAACCAGGTGCGCCTGCAGGTGCGCAGGGCGATGAGCGGACAGGGCTTCTTCGCAGTCGTGCAGGTGCTCATGTCGAGCGTCCCGGCTGTGATCTACCTGGTGGCGGGACTGTTCGTCAGCGGCGGGGCGACCGACATCACCGCCGGCGCGATCGTCGCGTTCACGACGGTGCAGGCGCGACTGCTCATGCCGCTGATGGGGCTGATGCGCGTCGCGCTCGACCTGCAGACCTCGCGGGCGCTGTTCGCCCGCATCTTCGAGTACCTCGACCTGGTGCCGCAGATCCGTGACACGCCCGATGCCATCGACGTCGCCGACGCCCCCGGGCCGCGCGGGCAGGTCGAGTTCGAGGATGTGATCTTCCGCTACCCGGATGCCGCGGACGACGCGCGCCCCACACTCGACCGCGTGTCATTCGTCGCCGAGCCGGGCAGTCATGTCGCGTTCGTCGGACCGTCGGGGGCGGGCAAGACGACCATCCTCTACCTCGCGCCGAGGCTGTACGAGGCGACCGCCGGTGCGGTGCGCTTCGCCGGTGCTGATGTGCGCGGACTGACCCAGGGGTCGATCATCGACGACATCGGCATCGTGTCGCAGGAGACCTATCTGTTCCACGCGACGGTCCGCGAGAACCTGCGCTACGCGAAGCCGGATGCCACGGATGCCGAACTCGAGGCGGCCTGCCGGGCGGCGAACATCCACCACATCATCACCGGGTTCGAGAAGGGCTACGACACCGTCGTGGGGGAGCGCGGCTACCGGCTCTCCGGCGGGGAGAAGCAGCGCATCGCGATCGCGCGCGTGCTGCTGAAGGATCCGCCGGTGCTGCTGCTCGACGAGGCCACGTCGGCGCTCGACACGGTCTCGGAGCGGGTGGTGCAGGAGGCGCTCGACGAGGCGGCGAAGGGGCGCACGGTGATCTCCATCGCGCACCGGCTGTCGACGGTGATGGGCGCGGATGCGATCCATGTGCTCGAGGGTGGACGCATCGTCGAGTCGGGCACGCACGCCGAGCTTCTCGCCGCCGACGGCCTCTACGCCCAGCTCGCCGCCCAGCAGGTCGCCGCCTCCCGCATCGACCCCCACGTCAGCGACGGCATCCCCACCTGA
- a CDS encoding SDR family NAD(P)-dependent oxidoreductase, with the protein MTGYLDSLFSLHGRTAVVTGGSSGIGRAIAGALARAGAATVIVARGRERIDDTVRELTDDGCRAAGVVGDLSTREGIREVAEAAVVPFGEPDILVNSAGINIRPPMAEITEQDWDLTLTVNTLAPFLLGQRYAPGMAERGYGRLIHISSQQAHRAFVSSGVYGVSKGAVESLMRSEAEAWGGTGVTSNTLVPGFVLTPLNARLQEDAAKVAELAARTMIGRNGLPEDFASAAVFLAGAGSGYVTGHSLFIDGGLSVH; encoded by the coding sequence ATGACCGGATATCTCGACTCCCTCTTCTCGCTGCACGGCCGCACCGCCGTCGTGACCGGCGGATCCTCCGGCATAGGCCGCGCGATCGCGGGTGCGCTCGCCCGCGCCGGCGCGGCGACCGTGATCGTCGCCCGCGGTCGCGAGCGCATCGACGACACCGTGCGGGAGCTGACGGACGACGGATGCCGCGCAGCCGGCGTCGTCGGCGATCTCAGCACCCGTGAGGGCATCCGGGAGGTCGCCGAAGCGGCCGTCGTGCCGTTCGGCGAGCCCGACATCCTCGTCAACTCTGCCGGGATCAACATCCGCCCGCCGATGGCGGAGATCACCGAACAGGACTGGGACCTCACGCTCACGGTCAACACGCTCGCACCGTTCCTGCTCGGCCAGCGCTACGCACCCGGGATGGCCGAGCGCGGATACGGGCGGCTCATCCACATCAGCTCGCAGCAGGCGCACCGCGCCTTCGTCTCGAGCGGGGTGTACGGGGTGTCGAAGGGAGCCGTCGAGTCGCTCATGCGCTCCGAGGCCGAGGCGTGGGGAGGCACTGGTGTCACCAGCAACACCCTGGTGCCGGGGTTCGTGCTCACGCCGCTGAACGCACGCCTGCAGGAGGATGCCGCCAAGGTCGCCGAGCTCGCTGCGCGCACCATGATCGGCCGCAACGGACTGCCCGAGGATTTCGCTTCCGCGGCGGTGTTCCTCGCCGGGGCCGGGTCGGGTTACGTCACCGGACACTCGCTGTTCATCGACGGCGGCCTGTCGGTGCACTGA
- a CDS encoding glycosyltransferase family 2 protein: protein MPGSDALVTMIVPGRDIAAYAPAAIDSLRAQDEQRWRAVLIDDGSHDDTGAVFADAAASDPRFEVLHHDEARGLGAARNIGLSRLDTPFVGFLDADDELTPGALSAWLHTLEESGSDFVAGAYVRSRAVDGAYRVGRVQPWVAQATAPRRLGVTLAEHPDASANIVAWSKLSRASVWDDLRFPENVAYEDQIVAQRMYTEARTFDVIPDVVVRWRVRAEGTSITQGKDRLPVLRDYLAALRGGVRVLRGAGQDAAVAARLSLIVAMDLPPLRRIAAEHPDPAYSAALDEFETAMRALPEYADVNPDPELAAALAW, encoded by the coding sequence GTGCCCGGCTCCGACGCTCTCGTGACGATGATCGTGCCCGGCCGTGACATCGCGGCCTACGCCCCCGCCGCGATCGACTCCCTCCGGGCTCAGGATGAGCAGCGCTGGCGCGCCGTGCTGATCGACGACGGCTCGCACGACGACACCGGTGCGGTGTTCGCGGATGCCGCGGCATCCGACCCCCGTTTCGAGGTGCTGCACCATGACGAGGCGCGCGGGCTGGGCGCCGCCCGCAACATCGGTCTCAGCCGGCTGGACACGCCTTTCGTCGGCTTCCTGGACGCCGACGACGAGCTCACCCCTGGTGCGCTGAGTGCCTGGCTGCACACGCTGGAGGAATCCGGCAGCGACTTCGTCGCGGGGGCCTATGTGCGCTCCCGTGCTGTGGACGGCGCATACCGGGTCGGCCGCGTGCAGCCCTGGGTGGCGCAGGCGACCGCGCCGCGCCGTCTGGGTGTGACGCTCGCCGAGCATCCGGACGCGTCAGCGAACATCGTCGCCTGGTCGAAACTCAGCCGCGCGAGCGTCTGGGATGACCTGCGATTCCCCGAGAACGTCGCCTACGAGGATCAGATCGTCGCCCAGCGGATGTACACCGAGGCGCGCACCTTCGACGTCATCCCCGACGTCGTCGTGCGCTGGCGGGTGCGCGCCGAAGGCACCTCGATCACGCAGGGAAAGGACCGGCTGCCCGTACTGCGCGACTACCTCGCCGCACTGCGCGGCGGGGTCCGCGTGCTGCGCGGCGCCGGACAGGATGCGGCGGTCGCGGCACGACTGAGCCTCATCGTCGCCATGGATCTGCCTCCGCTGCGGCGCATCGCCGCCGAGCATCCCGACCCTGCGTACTCCGCCGCCCTCGACGAGTTCGAGACCGCCATGCGCGCGCTGCCCGAGTACGCCGACGTCAACCCCGACCCCGAACTCGCCGCCGCGCTGGCCTGGTGA
- a CDS encoding cysteine desulfurase family protein has product MLYLDHAATSPVRPEVLEAMRPYLTDVFGNPSSHHTAGEAAAAALDGARRRVAAVLGMRASEVIFTSGGTESNNLALKGIMLGGLERDPSRRAVITTPIEHESILEAADHLRRFHDVQVTRLPVDGHGAVSPDDLTAALDGSQVAPALVSFGHANNEVGTVQDAAGLIAVAGTHGVPVHVDAVQSAGWLPLSGLGADAVSIAGHKLGAPKGVGALGVRSRVPLEPLLHGGGQERGRRSGTENVAGAVALATALELAEAEREQLAARIGAATVEFIERVLDAVPQAALTGSPDHRLPNLASFTFAGTSGEAVLLELERRGVVSSSGSACAAGSDEPSPVLLAIGIPPETAQTSVRFTFGRAPLPDGASAQLAALVAASVGAVLAA; this is encoded by the coding sequence ATGCTCTACCTCGATCACGCCGCGACCTCGCCCGTGCGCCCGGAGGTGCTCGAGGCGATGCGCCCGTACCTGACGGACGTGTTCGGCAACCCGTCGAGCCACCACACTGCGGGTGAGGCGGCGGCCGCGGCGCTCGACGGCGCACGGCGACGGGTGGCCGCGGTGCTGGGGATGCGCGCGAGCGAGGTGATCTTCACCTCCGGAGGCACCGAGTCGAACAACCTCGCGCTCAAGGGGATCATGCTCGGCGGCCTCGAGCGCGACCCGTCGCGGCGTGCGGTGATCACCACCCCGATCGAGCACGAGTCGATCCTGGAGGCCGCCGACCACCTGCGCCGCTTCCATGACGTGCAGGTGACCCGGCTGCCCGTCGACGGGCACGGGGCGGTGTCGCCGGACGATCTCACCGCCGCACTGGACGGCTCGCAGGTCGCACCCGCACTGGTCAGCTTCGGCCACGCGAACAACGAGGTCGGCACCGTGCAGGATGCGGCGGGTCTCATCGCCGTCGCGGGGACGCACGGCGTGCCGGTGCACGTGGATGCGGTGCAGTCCGCCGGCTGGCTGCCGCTGAGCGGACTCGGGGCGGATGCCGTCTCGATCGCCGGGCACAAGCTCGGCGCGCCGAAGGGCGTGGGTGCCCTGGGCGTGCGCTCCCGGGTGCCGCTGGAGCCGCTGCTGCATGGCGGCGGACAGGAGCGCGGCCGCCGCAGCGGCACCGAGAACGTCGCCGGTGCCGTAGCCCTGGCCACCGCCCTCGAACTCGCCGAGGCCGAACGCGAGCAACTCGCCGCACGGATCGGCGCTGCGACGGTCGAGTTCATCGAACGGGTGCTGGATGCCGTGCCGCAGGCCGCGCTCACCGGCTCGCCCGATCACCGCCTGCCGAACCTCGCCAGCTTCACCTTCGCGGGCACCAGCGGCGAGGCGGTGCTGCTCGAACTCGAGCGTCGCGGAGTGGTGTCCTCGAGCGGCTCGGCATGCGCGGCGGGCAGCGACGAGCCCTCGCCTGTGCTGCTGGCCATCGGCATCCCGCCCGAGACCGCACAGACCTCGGTGCGCTTCACCTTCGGCCGCGCACCGCTTCCCGATGGAGCATCCGCTCAGCTCGCCGCACTCGTCGCCGCCTCGGTCGGCGCGGTGCTGGCGGCGTGA
- the nadC gene encoding carboxylating nicotinate-nucleotide diphosphorylase gives MITPATLDRVVRAALEEDAPWGDITSTALLPAQAQATADLVAREPGVFSGGEVFAAAFALTDPAVAVDLHAADGDRFEAGDALASVSGPARSILTAERVALNFTQRMSGITTLTAAYADAVAGTGARIADTRKTTPGLREFERHAVVSGGGSNHRRSLSDAVMAKDNHLEVLRQGGRDLATALRDALARLPHTTHVVVEVDRLDQIPAVLDGGADTVLLDNFSLDDLRAAVALIGDRATAEASGGVTLETVRGIAETGVRVISVGALTHSARALDLGLDVRIA, from the coding sequence ATGATCACCCCCGCCACGCTGGATCGCGTCGTCCGCGCCGCCCTTGAGGAGGACGCGCCGTGGGGCGACATCACCAGCACCGCGCTGCTGCCCGCGCAGGCGCAGGCGACCGCCGACCTCGTCGCGCGCGAGCCCGGCGTGTTCAGCGGCGGCGAGGTCTTCGCCGCCGCGTTCGCCCTCACCGATCCGGCCGTCGCCGTCGATCTGCACGCAGCCGACGGCGACCGCTTCGAGGCGGGCGACGCGCTCGCCTCGGTGTCGGGCCCGGCGCGCAGCATCCTCACCGCCGAGCGCGTGGCGCTCAACTTCACCCAGCGGATGAGCGGCATCACGACCCTCACGGCGGCGTACGCGGATGCCGTGGCCGGCACCGGTGCGCGCATCGCCGACACCCGCAAGACCACGCCGGGGCTGCGCGAGTTCGAGCGCCACGCCGTCGTCAGCGGCGGCGGCAGCAACCACCGGCGGTCGCTGTCGGATGCCGTCATGGCCAAGGACAACCACCTCGAGGTGCTGCGCCAGGGCGGCCGCGATCTCGCGACCGCGCTGCGTGACGCGCTCGCGCGTCTGCCGCACACCACGCACGTGGTGGTCGAGGTCGACCGGCTCGACCAGATCCCGGCCGTGCTCGACGGCGGTGCCGACACGGTGCTGCTGGACAACTTCTCGCTCGACGACCTGCGCGCGGCCGTCGCCCTGATCGGCGACCGTGCGACGGCCGAGGCCTCCGGCGGGGTCACGCTCGAAACCGTGCGCGGCATCGCCGAGACGGGGGTGCGGGTCATCTCGGTGGGCGCGCTGACGCACTCGGCCCGCGCGCTGGATCTCGGGCTCGACGTGCGGATCGCCTGA
- the nadB gene encoding L-aspartate oxidase, with amino-acid sequence MKVVIVGAGVAGLTAALRADALGHEVELVVKGRLREGSTVHAQGGIAGAYGPGDSAALHALDTMHAGDGHGDPLAIAALVDGAAEAIDALVRAGVPFDRAADGAIARGLEAAHSLPRIAHAGGDATGRAISDALTARLDSTRVRVREQAFATDLVTADDAVHGIRLHGIRLVGIRLLSGETIDADAVVLATGGAGLLYPVTTNPSGTTGDGIAMVLRAGAPVADLEFVQFHPTVLAGDSPFLISEAVRGAGAVLRDADGRRFVFDDHPDGELAPRDVVARAVARQALAQGSPVLLDATALGAAALASRFPMIDAELRRRGIDWSREPVPVSPAAHYLMGGVVTDVDGRTALPGLWAVGETARTGVHGANRLASNSLLEGAVFGARAADSLTHTSLPYEFVPPGSDRSGTNSYGSTSCGSGERVGAEQHGGMRGFSRQSLQQLMWERVGLLRDDDGLADAVRTLHAWEAPAPRTPAEQEDANLLIVARATASAALARTDSLGAHFRLSPALIGAA; translated from the coding sequence ATGAAGGTCGTCATCGTCGGGGCGGGTGTCGCGGGCCTCACCGCGGCGCTGCGCGCCGACGCGCTCGGCCACGAGGTCGAGCTGGTCGTGAAGGGACGCCTCCGCGAGGGCAGCACCGTGCACGCTCAGGGCGGGATCGCCGGCGCCTACGGGCCCGGTGACTCGGCGGCGCTGCACGCGCTCGACACCATGCACGCCGGTGACGGCCACGGCGACCCGCTCGCGATCGCCGCGCTGGTCGACGGCGCGGCGGAGGCGATCGACGCACTGGTCCGTGCCGGCGTGCCCTTCGATCGTGCCGCCGACGGCGCGATCGCACGCGGTCTCGAGGCGGCGCACAGCCTGCCGCGCATCGCACATGCCGGCGGCGACGCGACCGGCCGGGCGATCTCGGATGCGCTGACCGCCCGTCTCGACTCCACGCGCGTGCGAGTGCGCGAGCAGGCGTTCGCCACCGACCTGGTGACCGCGGACGATGCCGTGCACGGCATCCGTCTGCACGGCATCCGTCTCGTCGGCATCCGTTTACTCAGTGGCGAGACGATCGACGCGGATGCCGTCGTGCTCGCCACCGGCGGCGCGGGGCTGCTCTATCCGGTCACCACCAATCCGTCGGGCACGACGGGCGACGGCATCGCGATGGTGCTGCGCGCCGGAGCGCCGGTGGCGGATCTGGAGTTCGTGCAGTTCCACCCCACGGTGCTCGCGGGCGACTCGCCGTTCCTGATCTCCGAGGCGGTGCGCGGCGCCGGCGCCGTGCTGCGGGATGCCGACGGACGGCGATTCGTGTTCGACGACCACCCCGACGGCGAGCTGGCGCCGCGCGACGTGGTCGCCCGCGCCGTGGCCAGGCAGGCGCTCGCGCAGGGCTCACCCGTGTTGCTGGATGCGACCGCCCTGGGCGCCGCAGCCCTCGCAAGCCGCTTCCCCATGATCGACGCCGAACTGCGCCGGCGCGGCATCGACTGGTCGCGCGAGCCGGTGCCGGTCTCGCCTGCCGCGCACTACCTGATGGGCGGCGTCGTCACCGACGTCGACGGGCGGACCGCCCTGCCCGGGCTCTGGGCCGTGGGTGAGACCGCCCGCACCGGGGTGCACGGCGCGAACCGGCTGGCGTCGAACTCCCTGCTCGAGGGCGCCGTCTTCGGCGCCCGCGCCGCCGATTCCCTCACCCACACCTCGCTCCCGTATGAGTTTGTGCCGCCTGGGAGCGATCGCAGCGGCACAAACTCATACGGGAGCACTTCATGCGGGAGCGGAGAGCGGGTCGGGGCGGAGCAGCACGGCGGCATGCGTGGCTTCTCGCGTCAGTCGCTGCAGCAGCTGATGTGGGAGCGAGTCGGGCTGCTGCGCGACGACGACGGACTCGCCGACGCCGTCCGCACGCTGCACGCGTGGGAAGCTCCGGCACCGCGCACACCCGCCGAGCAGGAGGACGCGAACCTGCTGATCGTGGCCCGCGCGACAGCATCCGCCGCCCTTGCCCGCACCGACTCGCTCGGCGCGCACTTCCGCCTCTCCCCCGCCCTGATCGGAGCCGCATGA